The window TCTTGCTCTTTCTGTCTAACATATAAACCGTTACGTGAGAAGCATCAGGGAAAATTATCCTTTCTGCTTAGTTCAATCGACCCTTAACCTCACGTTATCAATCAGTCTTGCCTTTCCTAAGAAACAGGCGATTCCGATAAGGATTTCTCTCTTTATTTTATCAACCGGAGCTAAATTCTCTAGGTCAACAATTTCGATATACTGAATTTTGATTAAGTTTGAGTTTTCTCGAATAAATTTCCTCATTTTTTCAATAATCTTCTGAGGGTCTCTTTCACCTTCTTCTATGAGCTTTTTTGCTAGTAAAAGTGATTTATAAATAATTGGTGCCTCCTTTCTTTCAGATGGTGTAAGATAAGTATTTCTTGAGCTCATTGCAAGTCCATCTTCTTCTCTCACTGTTTCAACG is drawn from Candidatus Hydrothermales bacterium and contains these coding sequences:
- a CDS encoding pantoate--beta-alanine ligase; the encoded protein is VETVREEDGLAMSSRNTYLTPSERKEAPIIYKSLLLAKKLIEEGERDPQKIIEKMRKFIRENSNLIKIQYIEIVDLENLAPVDKIKREILIGIACFLGKARLIDNVRLRVD